The nucleotide window GGAACGTTATACTGATGTTGAAACGATAAATGAAGAAAAGATAAAAATACCTAAGTTAACTTTAGCTAAAGCGTGCAATACTCAACTTAGTGAGTGTGTAGATGATGTTCTATTGGTCTCTGGAGAAATTAACACAGCTACCCTAAAGAGCATTTCTGAGTTGTCCAAGCAATCACTAGATACAGATGTTGACACATTATGTCTTAATTCAATCGGAGGAAGTGTTGAAACAGCTAACTTGATAAATGAGTTTGTTGTTAACAATAACTATAATACTTGCCTAGCCTCCAGGTATATAATTAAGGATTTAGGTGAAAATAACACAAGAAATAGTCTAAATGAACAGGTTGTAGTGAAACATGAAAGTTGTTACTCCGCTTGTCCATTAGTTATCGCGACTGCAAAAAAAAGAATTCTATTAGGTGATTCATTTATTATTGGAGTTCACTCAAGTGGGTATAAAGTTTTCAATAAACTGCATGTAGATGATGATGGGGACAAATACGAAAAATTCATCTCTTATGAGATGATGCCGTTTTTTGAATTTACACGAACCGTTCCTTCAAAATACATGTATATATTGTCAGAACATCAAGTTCGTACATCGATGCTATTCAATGACTACAGAGGCTCAAGAGAAAATGTAACTTTGTTTAAGTCTCTTAAGAGCTGCGAATTACAATATCTTATCAGCAGTGAATGCCCAATAAAGGGAGTGACTGACCCTTACAAGATAACTTTATAAAGCAACCATATTGAGAGTTTGTCAACACAAGTATTTAAGGTTGACTCCCATCGCTTGGCATTTTGTGTTCTACTCAAGTTTACTTACAGTTAGGTTGGATAGTAACGTTGTTCACCCCTTGATTTGGCGTTATATTTTTTGGAATTAATAGTGCTAAACAGAATCGAAGAATGGATTGATTTAACTAACGACAGGTTTTCTAGTCAACGACAAAGTTGTGCGTTTTTTGCGAGTGAATTCGCAGGCTTCTACTCTGAAGAGTTTCTAGCTGACTCTTACTTTGTAATAGTTGATAGTATCCCAAAACCGGATTTTCCAGAATTGCGCCAAGTGGGTTTAGGTGACTTTCTTGATATGGAAGTTCAAGGTATAACATATAAGAACACTTACTATATTGTACCGAGTGTCGCTAAGGATTTACCTTTGCACTTTCATGAGTTGGTGCATGTTGCACAATGGAAGACTCTGGGCGCTATTGGCTTTTTGCGACGCTACATAACCGAGGTTCAAAGTGTTGGTTATAACGAAGCTCCGCTAGAGAAGTTAGCTTATGCATTTGATCTCCGCTTTTCTCAAGGTGGACAAAAAGTTGATGTTCCAAGCTATGTGGAAAATAAATATAACAAATTGCTTAAGAGGAGTGGCGGTTAACTTTTGGCATTTTGGGTTCGGTTGAATTTAGTGATTACGGTGGTTTTTCTTGGGGGCGTGGTGTTAGCTGCATATTAGCAAGGCGTTATGCTATTGTTCATTGAATACTCTCATATAGCTTTTTCGCATTTAACCATTCATGCTCCGTCAAATCTTCGGTTTCTTTTGTTCTAAAATTAAAACGTTGCTGATTAGCGTAATAATATGTGTCTCCAGTTATCGGACACTTTATTTGTCCTATAACTTGCCCCATGAATCGTTTAGTTTTTGGTTTCCGTTGTCTTGTCGATGATGGGGCTGAAGCTAAGATTGCTTTAGCAGTATTAGCGGTACACGCGAATAGTTCACTGTTACTTATAGCACTGACCTTAATCTGGTATCTAGAAAGGAGCTTGTGAGCTTTAGTTTCAAGGGCCCTAGCCGATAAACCTGATTTTGAACGGTAGAGGGTGTTGATTTGCCATTGGCTGCAACCCAGGTCCTTACCATATTCCTGTTTATTGAGCTCTTTGACTCTGCGCTCTGGGTCATTGCTGTATCCAACTTTTATAATGCAATGGTTTGAAATGTTGGTCATTATGTACACGCAGTCCACGTTATACCTCAAAAGCGGAATTAAAAAATAGGAAGCACTCTAATTTACAATAGTGGCTAAACAAGAAATTACATAATTGTGTCATTGGTTGTCATGGAGTGCTTGCTCTTGCTAAGCAATTTGAAACCTTAGGATATACAGGGGAAATACAGCTTTCAAATGTTAACTTTCCAATCACTTTGTAAATGAGATGAATACCCCAAGGGAGGAGATGAGAAGTGCTGATCCAATACATGGTATGCAAAGTTTGAATTGTTACTACGTTAAACTTGCAAAGTGTGGAGTATAAGTTCCACTTGATGTTTTGATAAATCAAAATGATCCTATTGTAGAGGCCGAATATGAATATATTCGGCTTTTTTGCGCCTAGCTAAAAGGGCATCTAGTCCTGTCACTCCAAAAATTGGGGAGTGACAGGACGGGCAGCGCACACCAATAGGGGGCTACGAGCGAATTATCAGAATTGAAAAAGAATGACGGCGAGAATCTATGGCGCTGAGAGCGCCTCAAAAGTTGCGAGTCGAATGGGTTGAGACAATAATGGAAGAGAACTAAAAAGCAGCTGTTGCTGCAAAGACTACTAGACGAAGAAATCCTTTAATTACCAGCGCATTCTTATCTCAAACGCCTTACGGGCTTCTGGGAGTTAGCAATTGCACATGGCTTACAGTCATTCAATTGTTCGGAATTTCTGAACCGCGCAGTAGTCTCGCTTCATTACCTACAGACTTGATTTAAGCAGTAGGCGTTCATTCGAAATGAACGGAAGCAATAACACTAATCTGAAATCGCATTGATACCTACTACTGTACCCATGAAATAAGAACCTTTAAATGACTGATATAAGAGCCGCCAACGAAAGCGGCTCTTTTTTTTAATTAGCATATTGAGGTAGCACTATGGCAACGAACTTTTTTTACCAAATTACCCGAGTACTAAATCGCAATCCCGATGGCTCTAAAGCGACTCAAGCAGAGCGCAAGAAGATACTAAAGTTAGCTGACAAACAACTAAGAGAGCTTAACGTCAGAAAGCTTGAGCTAAGGAACTTGGGCCGCAAGCATATAGAGAAGCTTGTAACTCATTGGCAAACTCAAGGTCTAGCCGCGGGCACAATCAAGACCCGTATGACTCACCTGCGTTGGCTCTCTGAAAAAATCGGGAAGCCAGGGCTAGTTCCTAAAAGCAATGCTTCCCTTGGTATCGAAAACCGCAAGTATGTCACCAACCAGAACAAAGCCAAATTCCTATCAAATTCAAAATTAGCAACACTCAAGGACAGGTATCTTGACGCGAGTTTTCGTTTGCAAGCCGCGTTTGGTTTACGCCGAGAAGAGTGCATGAAGATCCAGCTTTATTTAGCAGATAGAGGCGACTATTTACATCTAGTAAAAACCAAAGGAGCAAGACCTAGGGATGTGCCTATTCGTACTTTGGAACAACGCCAGTTAATTGATGAAGTGAAAAAGTGGGTAGGGGATAACTCTTTAATTCCAGAAAATGCTAAGTACGTTTCTCAGATGAAAAGATACGAAAGAGCTTGTATCAAAATGGGCTTAGATAAAGCGCATGGATTACGGCATGCGTATGCGCACCAGCGATACTTTGAATTGACGGGTTTTAATGCTCCTGCTGCGGGAGGGCCGTCAACCAAGGGATTAACAGGAGAGGACAAACAGCGCGACTTTGAGGCAAGAATGGTCATTACTGAAGAATTAGGGCACGGAAGAGAAGAGGTTACTGCAGTTTATTTAGGCCGTTAAAGCTTATAAGTGAAGTTCGGATTCCTAATTCGGAATCCGAATAATTATAACTCGCTATTGGACAATAATGTGTCAGTGCTTTTGCTAAATTAGCAAACCATCAATAACTACAGGTATGGTAAATTGTTAACTTCGTTCCCATTTTAAATGCCTATAGACAAGAGTTATTAAGCGCGCACTCCTACCTCCTATTCAAATACACTTACTTGCTCTTGCAAACATGCCCACAACAAAATATAGTAAACTAGTTTACTAACTTCCAGTTGAGATGGAACAGAATGATTTTTGAAGAACGTATTTGCATTGAAGCCTCACCTCAAGACATATATTCGTTATATACCGATGTCGAAAATTGGAGTCAATGGGATGAAGAAGTTGACTACTCTCATCTCATGGGAGAATTCAAGATCGGTACTAAAGGTATTCTGAAGCCGAGTAATGGACCTAAATCACAGATTGTAATTGCAGATGCTATACCAAATAAGCACTTTACTGTAACAAGTAAACTACCATTCTGCGTTCTATCATTTGAGCATCATTTGCAGGTCAATGGAAAAGCAACTCAAGTAATTCATAGAGTTAAGTTTTCAGGTTTAACTAGTTTTTTGTTTGGGAAAATCATTGGAAAGAAAATCTATAAAGGTCTACCGTCTACTCTTGAAGGACTAAAAAAAAGGGCTGAACACAATGTTTAAGCATGAACTCCCTTCGAACAGCGTAGGTCTACAGCTCTGGGTTGTTTACAATAAATGGCATTCAGAGGTAATGAAGCACCTCAAGCCTCTAAATATTAATCATACTCAGTTTGTTATACTCGCCTCCATACTATGGTGTAACAAGCATAAAAACGAAACAACACAAGCAGAAATAGTCAATATCACTGGCTTGGATAAGATGACACTATCCAAGTCGATGAAGACTCTAGTCGCTAATGAGATCATAATTAAAGATAAAGACGTTAGAGATACACGTAGTTTTTCGCTCAAACTCTCGAAAACTGGAGAATCTCTAACGAAAAAAGCCATCGCTCAGGTAGAAGAGTTAGACCAGCTATACTTCGAGAGCCTACAAGACCAGAGAGCAATATTCACTTCTCTGCTACTAGGCCTTAAAAATAGTTAAGCGAAAGTAAGGCAATTTGCAGGGTTTTAAACTGAGTTCAATCCCTCTCTGGCTGACTTTGAGTCATTTTCGAGCTAGGAAATACATGCGTTAAAAATCAGACTGTGAAGATTTTGGACAAAAGTTTGTCAGCGAATTCCCTAAATTATAAATTCATTAATAAAGACAGGTATGGAAAATCGTTAACTTTATGTCCAGTATCAAAGGCGTAGACCATTCGACATATAGTGCAGGCTACTCAACACCAAAGTCCTTATTTTTAGTTTCAAGACCAATTTGCACAAGTGTTTCCATCTGAATAGTAGTTTGTATCATGTAGTCGTTGCGTGACACTCTCAAATCTTTGGTGATTGAAGCCAAACTTAGCTTAGGGTGTTTACGCATTGCCATTGCAGCAATTGTTTGCCCAGTTCTTCCAACACCAGCTCGACAGTGTACTATCGGTAGTAGTTTATCTGGGTCATCGACCGCACGACTCTTGCGCTTAGTATAAAAACTTCTCCTTTCCAGCAATACCGACTCAATCATGATAATCAGCTTTTCTGTATTCGCTGGGGTGATTGTGTGGTGATCTGGCCAATTATGAACGTGTATCACTGGTACTGTTAAGTTTGTTTGATAACCATCTATATCGAGGTTGTAAGTTTTAGCTTCAATCGAATCGGTAAGATCCACTTTACCAGTTAAAGTTGAAGTCACCGTTATAGCCCCATAGATACCCGAAACAGAAAAGTAGTCAGGCATTTGATCCTCTACAATATCTTTATTACTTGCTAGCACCACTAATACTGGGGTTCTATTATCTACCAATAACTGTAAATGTGCTTCCAGCTGGTGATGGTAAGGGTACTGCGTTGCAATAGCGATATTCTCACCATTGACCTTAATATAGTTGGCATTTAAGTCTCTACGAATACTAGTTTTTAGACTGTGGGGGATATTAAATCGGTCTCTCCTTGAGTCAAACCGAATGCGTCTAGCAGCCCCTTTGATCCCCATCAGTAGCTCGGCGGTATCAGAACTACTTCCAGAAATACGAACTCTCATACTCTTCTTCTCCCTGTAGTTAAATCTTTTTTGTGTACGGATACATAGTACTTGTTAGGCGCTAAATTGTCGTATTTCAAATTTTAATAACTAAGGGATTTTATGGTTGACCAATTAAAAATCAATTATTTCGGATAAAATTGAGTATGGCAAACGCCCATGAACAGGATGTGAATGAGTAAAAGGTCTAGCCAACAATGGGGCGTGCGACGTGAAGTCGTATGAAGCGCTGTTCACCGCTAAACGAGTGAACCATCTGTATCACCAGATGAACCTAGGAGCCTGAATAAAGTAGCGGCTTTGACAATGTAACGAAGGTTGGTATTTTCCAATCGGGATTGAAATCGTGAGAGAACGATCCTCCTGATAACCACAACATCGGGTGAGTGCTAGGTAGTCAGCATGATGAACAGAAGTGAATCCGCGTAAGGTGCGTTATGTTGTGAAACAGCGGAAGTGGTTAATACGCTGTAGCCAAAAGGCACGAGAGTCGGAAAGAGATTGCCCCATGCTCTTTCGTGATCATTGAACTCTCCGCACCATAGCGGGCATCTAAACTGACATTGCGTGACATACGGAACACGGTAAGCCTGTATCTCTCCCTACGGGAAAGCCCCTGTGGCCGATAGTGATGCGGGTAGAGGAGGTTGGAAAAAGCAAAGGCTGCATTGTAATGACGCAGATACAGGTTTGTGCCTGATCACGAAAGTGAGCCCACTTCCAACTGGTCTCTCGTTGCGAGAGAGTTTGAAGAACTTTATTAAGGAAGAAAAGCAAATGACGATTTCGAATGAGATTAGTGCATCTTCTGACAGTGCACTGTGGCAATCCATTAACTGGAAGGCCGCAGAGGCGAACGTCTTAAAGCTTCAAATGCGTATCGCAAAGGCAACTAGAGACGGTAAACACGGCAAAGCAAAAGCATTGCAGTGGATACTGACTCACTCTCGCTCAGCAAAACTTCTTGCTGTTAAGCGAGTTTCTCAAAATAAAGGCAGTAAAACGCCTGGAATAGACGGCGTTGTCTGGAATACAGACACGCGTCGTATGAAAGCAGTAAATCAACTGAGTCGGAAAGCTTACCAAGCGAAACCACTCAGGCGTATCTATATCCCCAAAAAGAATGGCAAGCTTCGACCTCTGGGCATACCATGCATGATAGACAGAGCACAACAAGCGCTACACCTATTATCGCTAGAGCCTATATCAGAAACAACTGCCGACCCGAATAGTTATGGCTTTAGAACAAATCGTAGCACGGCTGACGCTGTCGACCAGTGCTTCAAGTGTTTGGCTTTAAAGAAATCGGCTAAATGGGTTCTTGAAGGAGATATTAAAGCTTGCTTCGACAAAATAGGGCATCAATGGCTTATGGATAACATCGCCATCGATAAACGGATGTTGGAGCAATGGCTAAAGTCAGGCTTTGTAGACAAAGGGCTGTTTTACGACACCGACGAAGGCACTCCTCAAGGCGGAATTATATCCCCCACCTTGATGTTGATGACGTTATCGGGTCTCGAACAGCGCATTAAGTCTACCGCGCTTAAGAAAGGAGCAAGAGCTAACTTTATTGGATATGCCGACGATTTCGTCGTCACTTGCGCTTCAAAGGAAGTACTCGAGAACGATATCAAACCGTTGATTGCTGATTTCTTAGCGGAAAGAGGCTTAACATTATCCGAAGAGAAAACGCACATTACTCATATCAACGATGGCTTTGACTTTCTTGGGTTCAACCATAGGAAGTACAAAGGGAAACTGCTCATCAAGCCGAGTAAATCCAATACGTTGATGTTCTTAAGCAATCTGCGTGAACTCATCAAAAAGCACGTAACCCTTCCAGTGAATGATCTTATCAAACTGATAAATCCTAAACTCAGGGGATGGTCGAACTATTATCGGCACTGCGTAGCTAAACAGGTATTCGGATATGTCGGTCACAAACTATTCCATACGTTATGGCACTGGGCTAAAAGGCGTCATCCAACAAAGTCTAAAACTTGGATTGCCCTAAAATACTTCATCAACCGAAAAGGCCAATGGCAGTTTCACGGTTGGCAGAAGATCATGGATATGGATTGCCAGTTCAATCTCTTCCAAATAGCCAAAGTGCCAATAGAAAGGCATGTGAAAATCCGAAGTGCAGCGACACCCTTTGACCCTCTTTACCAAGAATACTTGGTAAAGAGAAAATCTAAAAGGCTAGCTCGTAACTCTTGGAACGAACCTGCTTCGACTGCTTTATAAGTTGCTGGGTATCAAACGATGCCTTCGTGGAGGCTTGAGCCTAGTGCAGTGAAAGTTGCACGCTGGGTTCTTAGGGAGACGGCACTTGGTAACAAGTGTCGTCCACCCGACAAAAATGTTTTAGTGAATCTGAAATAATCAATGTGATCACCAAGCGATTCTGTCGTATCGTAACTACCAAGCGACTTTGTCATTCGCTTAATTACCGAGGGAAATTGACGGTCTCTATTTTTACGTAATCCTTTGACTAGTGCTACGAATTAGTCAGGGGTGTATAGGATGATCGTTATGGATACTCAATCTCAGCTTACCGTGGATATCATCGCAAAAGTTGCTCTCGGTAAAATCTCAATTACTAATGCCTCTAAGCTCCTCAAGAAGTCTCGCAGAACCATCGAACGTTATCTCAGGCGATATCGCTCTGATGGTATCCGATTTGTGGTTCATGGCAACACAGGAAGGGCACCCGCTAATAAAATCCCCATTACCTTAAAGCAACAAGTTCAAGCTCTTATAAAGACCAAGTATTACGACTTTAACATGCTTCATCTCGCCGATATGTTAGAGGTATTTGAAGGTATCAAAGTAAAACGGGAGACGCTTCGTACCTGGGCACATGAAATCCATCATGTAAAACGAGCCAAACATCGACGTTCTAAGGTAAGAAGACGACGTGAGCGTATGGAAGCCGAAGGCTTAATGCTGCAAATGGACGGCAGTCCGCACCTTTGGTTCGGTGATAAAAAATCCTGTCTTATCGCCATGATTGATGATGCAACCAGTGAGGTTCATGCGGAGTTTTTTCCTTCAGAAACCACCGAAGGATGCCTCAAAGTAATGAAAACTTATATCAAGAAAAAAGGTCTTTTTAAGACTCTGTA belongs to Vibrio splendidus and includes:
- a CDS encoding GIY-YIG nuclease family protein, with translation MTNISNHCIIKVGYSNDPERRVKELNKQEYGKDLGCSQWQINTLYRSKSGLSARALETKAHKLLSRYQIKVSAISNSELFACTANTAKAILASAPSSTRQRKPKTKRFMGQVIGQIKCPITGDTYYYANQQRFNFRTKETEDLTEHEWLNAKKLYESIQ
- a CDS encoding phage integrase N-terminal domain-containing protein, whose amino-acid sequence is MATNFFYQITRVLNRNPDGSKATQAERKKILKLADKQLRELNVRKLELRNLGRKHIEKLVTHWQTQGLAAGTIKTRMTHLRWLSEKIGKPGLVPKSNASLGIENRKYVTNQNKAKFLSNSKLATLKDRYLDASFRLQAAFGLRREECMKIQLYLADRGDYLHLVKTKGARPRDVPIRTLEQRQLIDEVKKWVGDNSLIPENAKYVSQMKRYERACIKMGLDKAHGLRHAYAHQRYFELTGFNAPAAGGPSTKGLTGEDKQRDFEARMVITEELGHGREEVTAVYLGR
- a CDS encoding SRPBCC family protein yields the protein MIFEERICIEASPQDIYSLYTDVENWSQWDEEVDYSHLMGEFKIGTKGILKPSNGPKSQIVIADAIPNKHFTVTSKLPFCVLSFEHHLQVNGKATQVIHRVKFSGLTSFLFGKIIGKKIYKGLPSTLEGLKKRAEHNV
- a CDS encoding MarR family winged helix-turn-helix transcriptional regulator, producing MKHLKPLNINHTQFVILASILWCNKHKNETTQAEIVNITGLDKMTLSKSMKTLVANEIIIKDKDVRDTRSFSLKLSKTGESLTKKAIAQVEELDQLYFESLQDQRAIFTSLLLGLKNS
- a CDS encoding protein-tyrosine phosphatase family protein codes for the protein MRVRISGSSSDTAELLMGIKGAARRIRFDSRRDRFNIPHSLKTSIRRDLNANYIKVNGENIAIATQYPYHHQLEAHLQLLVDNRTPVLVVLASNKDIVEDQMPDYFSVSGIYGAITVTSTLTGKVDLTDSIEAKTYNLDIDGYQTNLTVPVIHVHNWPDHHTITPANTEKLIIMIESVLLERRSFYTKRKSRAVDDPDKLLPIVHCRAGVGRTGQTIAAMAMRKHPKLSLASITKDLRVSRNDYMIQTTIQMETLVQIGLETKNKDFGVE
- the ltrA gene encoding group II intron reverse transcriptase/maturase is translated as MTISNEISASSDSALWQSINWKAAEANVLKLQMRIAKATRDGKHGKAKALQWILTHSRSAKLLAVKRVSQNKGSKTPGIDGVVWNTDTRRMKAVNQLSRKAYQAKPLRRIYIPKKNGKLRPLGIPCMIDRAQQALHLLSLEPISETTADPNSYGFRTNRSTADAVDQCFKCLALKKSAKWVLEGDIKACFDKIGHQWLMDNIAIDKRMLEQWLKSGFVDKGLFYDTDEGTPQGGIISPTLMLMTLSGLEQRIKSTALKKGARANFIGYADDFVVTCASKEVLENDIKPLIADFLAERGLTLSEEKTHITHINDGFDFLGFNHRKYKGKLLIKPSKSNTLMFLSNLRELIKKHVTLPVNDLIKLINPKLRGWSNYYRHCVAKQVFGYVGHKLFHTLWHWAKRRHPTKSKTWIALKYFINRKGQWQFHGWQKIMDMDCQFNLFQIAKVPIERHVKIRSAATPFDPLYQEYLVKRKSKRLARNSWNEPASTAL